Proteins co-encoded in one Callospermophilus lateralis isolate mCalLat2 chromosome 2, mCalLat2.hap1, whole genome shotgun sequence genomic window:
- the Rab14 gene encoding ras-related protein Rab-14, giving the protein MATAPYNYSYIFKYIIIGDMGVGKSCLLHQFTEKKFMADCPHTIGVEFGTRIIEVSGQKIKLQIWDTAGQERFRAVTRSYYRGAAGALMVYDITRRSTYNHLSSWLTDARNLTNPNTVIILIGNKADLEAQRDVTYEEAKQFAEENGLLFLEASAKTGENVEDAFLEAAKKIYQNIQDGSLDLNAAESGVQHKPSAPQGGRLTSEPQPQREGCGC; this is encoded by the exons ATGGCAACTGCACCATACAACTACTCTTacatctttaaatatattattattg gggaCATGGGAGTAGGAAAATCTTGCTTGCTTCATcagtttacagaaaaaaaat TTATGGCTGATTGTCCTCACACAATTGGTGTTGAATTTGGTACAAGAATAATTGAAGTTAGTGGCCAAAAAATCAAACTGCAGATTTGGGATACAGCAGGACAGGAGCGGTTTAGAGCTGTTACACGAAGCTACTACAGAGGAGCTGCGGGTGCACTTATGGTGTATGATATCACTAG AAGAAGTACATATAACCACTTAAGCAGCTGGTTGACAGATGCAAGGAATCTCACCAATCCAAATACT GTAATAATTCTCATAGGAAATAAAGCAGATTTGGAGGCACAGAGAGATGTTACATACGAAGAAGCCAAACAGTTTGCTGAAGAAAATG gcttattGTTCCTTGAAGCAAGTGCAAAAAC GGGAGAGAATGTAGAAGATGCTTTCCTTGAGGCTGCCAAGAAAATCTATCAGAACATTCAGGATGGAAGCCTGGATCTGAATGCTGCCGAGTCCGGTGTACAACACAAACCGTCAGCCCCGCAGGGAGGCCGGCTAACCAGTGAGCCCCAACCTCAGAGAGAAGGCTGTGGCTGCTAg